Proteins encoded together in one Prochlorococcus marinus str. MIT 9211 window:
- a CDS encoding pyruvate dehydrogenase complex E1 component subunit beta has product MAGTLLFNALREAIDEEMAKDPHVCVMGEDVGEYGGSYKVTKDLYEKYGELRVLDTPIAENSFTGMAVGAAMTGLRPIVEGMNMGFLLLAFNQISNNMGMLRYTSGGNFTIPTVVRGPGGVGRQLGAEHSQRLEAYFHAVPGIKIVACSTPTNAKGLMKAAIRDNNPVLFFEHVLLYNLSEELPDGDYVCALDQADVVKEGKDLTLLTYSRMRHHCLKALPQLEEKGIDAELIDLISLKPFDMETICKSIKKTHRVIIVEECMKTGGIGAELIALINENCFDDLDSRPIRLSSQDIPTPYNGQLENLTIIQPHQIVESAEEIIKKGL; this is encoded by the coding sequence ATGGGAGAGGATGTAGGGGAATATGGGGGTTCTTATAAGGTTACGAAGGATTTATATGAGAAATATGGCGAGTTAAGAGTTTTAGATACTCCTATTGCAGAGAATAGTTTTACTGGGATGGCTGTAGGAGCAGCCATGACTGGGCTTCGCCCAATTGTGGAGGGAATGAATATGGGATTTCTTCTTCTTGCCTTTAATCAAATATCAAACAATATGGGGATGTTGAGGTATACCAGTGGAGGTAATTTCACTATCCCGACTGTTGTTCGTGGTCCTGGGGGAGTTGGCCGTCAGCTTGGTGCAGAGCATAGCCAAAGACTTGAGGCGTATTTCCATGCAGTCCCTGGGATAAAGATAGTTGCTTGCAGTACACCTACTAATGCGAAAGGTTTAATGAAAGCCGCAATTAGAGATAATAACCCGGTCTTATTTTTTGAACATGTTCTTCTTTATAACTTGAGCGAAGAATTGCCTGATGGAGACTATGTCTGCGCTTTAGATCAAGCAGATGTCGTCAAGGAAGGTAAGGATTTGACATTGCTTACATACTCCCGAATGAGACATCATTGCCTGAAAGCACTCCCTCAACTGGAGGAGAAAGGAATTGATGCAGAATTGATTGATTTAATCAGCCTGAAACCTTTTGATATGGAAACAATTTGCAAGTCGATAAAGAAGACTCACAGAGTAATAATTGTTGAAGAATGCATGAAAACAGGAGGGATAGGTGCTGAATTGATTGCTTTGATTAATGAAAACTGTTTTGATGATCTTGACTCTCGACCTATCAGGCTTTCTAGTCAGGACATACCTACTCCTTACAATGGTCAACTTGAGAACCTAACGATTATTCAACCCCACCAAATTGTTGAATCGGCAGAAGAGATTATTAAAAAGGGACTTTAA
- the secD gene encoding protein translocase subunit SecD — translation MARQQGWFALLLALVIASCSVCFSQPFQLGLDLRGGSQLTLEVQPTKDFPQIKDEQVEAVKAVLDRRVNSLGVSESTLQTIGTNQLILELPGEQEPSRAARVLGKTALLEFRAQKEGTKTEMKRLQSLRSVLRNIAISKGVINDENGVFPDNEKQQLKNVNKSLGLKETTGNDFEQLENLTKVINTRIVNLFEPSDLTGRDLVSAGRRQEQNLSSWEVTLTFNQSGGDKFSQLTKSIAGSERLLGIVLDGESISEASVGEQFKVAGITGGAATISGGFTADSARELEVQLRGGSLPSPVKIIQVRTIGPTLGSENIRRSLIASLSGLSLVAVFMVLFYRVPGLVAVIALSFYALFNIAVYTLIPVTLTLPGIAGFILSIGMAVDANVLIFERVKDELRRGNTLIRSIDSGFSQAFSSIIDGHITTLISCTALFYLGTGFVKGFSATLGIGVVISLFTALSCTRILLRFLMSYKSLRRPTNFLSASQLPS, via the coding sequence ATGGCTCGTCAGCAAGGTTGGTTTGCACTTCTTCTTGCATTGGTAATTGCTTCATGTTCGGTTTGCTTTAGTCAACCATTTCAGTTAGGTCTGGACCTTCGTGGTGGAAGTCAGCTCACTTTAGAAGTTCAACCGACAAAAGATTTTCCCCAGATCAAAGATGAACAAGTTGAAGCAGTAAAAGCAGTCTTAGATCGCAGAGTTAACAGCCTGGGAGTATCAGAATCAACTCTTCAGACTATTGGGACCAATCAACTAATCTTAGAACTTCCAGGAGAGCAAGAGCCTTCAAGGGCGGCAAGGGTTTTAGGGAAAACAGCACTTCTTGAGTTTAGGGCTCAGAAGGAAGGGACTAAGACAGAGATGAAGCGACTTCAATCTCTTAGGTCTGTTTTAAGGAATATTGCTATCTCTAAGGGCGTAATAAATGACGAGAATGGAGTTTTTCCTGACAATGAAAAGCAACAACTTAAGAATGTGAATAAATCTTTAGGGCTAAAGGAAACTACTGGCAATGATTTTGAGCAGCTTGAAAATCTAACCAAAGTTATTAATACAAGAATAGTTAACCTTTTTGAGCCTTCTGATTTGACAGGTAGGGATCTGGTAAGTGCAGGGCGCCGTCAAGAACAAAACCTCTCTAGTTGGGAGGTAACTTTAACCTTTAATCAAAGCGGTGGAGATAAATTCTCTCAGTTAACCAAGTCAATTGCAGGATCAGAGCGCCTTTTAGGAATAGTTTTAGATGGCGAATCGATTAGTGAGGCAAGCGTTGGAGAACAATTCAAAGTTGCAGGGATTACTGGTGGTGCGGCTACTATTAGTGGAGGGTTTACAGCAGACTCTGCTCGGGAATTAGAAGTTCAATTGAGGGGAGGTTCATTGCCATCGCCTGTAAAAATAATCCAGGTAAGGACAATTGGCCCAACGCTTGGTAGTGAGAATATTCGTAGAAGTTTGATTGCATCATTAAGTGGTTTATCTTTAGTGGCAGTTTTTATGGTTTTGTTTTACCGGGTTCCTGGATTAGTGGCTGTAATCGCGCTTAGTTTTTATGCGCTTTTTAATATTGCTGTTTATACATTAATCCCAGTCACCCTTACTCTCCCTGGTATTGCAGGCTTTATCTTAAGCATTGGAATGGCTGTTGATGCAAACGTACTTATTTTCGAAAGAGTTAAAGATGAGCTTCGAAGAGGTAATACATTGATTCGCTCTATTGATAGTGGATTTTCTCAAGCATTCTCTTCCATTATTGATGGGCATATAACCACCTTGATTAGCTGTACAGCACTTTTTTACCTGGGAACTGGTTTCGTAAAAGGTTTTTCAGCAACACTTGGAATTGGAGTCGTTATTAGTTTATTTACGGCACTTTCTTGTACTCGGATACTTCTAAGATTCCTTATGAGCTATAAATCATTAAGGAGACCAACTAACTTTTTGTCGGCCAGTCAACTTCCTTCCTGA
- the secF gene encoding protein translocase subunit SecF produces MSSSPVHKTKLIFPVTRHRYKIWLVSGLAVIISIAGLISCWLNPLIGYPLRPGLDFTGGTQIKLERQCNDECNPIRTSNVTELLREIPLNTSGNESSPNLSIARVQFLDGYKSILVRLPFLTASQAEKVAQALDPIAGPFQPGGQSIDTIGPTLGAQLLKSSLISLLVAFSGIAVYISYRFDKTFALLALVALSHDVLIVCGVFAWLGIFLNLEVNSLFAVALLTISGYSVNDTVVVFDRIREINSSANSLGFNQKIDFAVSATLSRTLYTSLTTLLPLGALIFFGGDTLFWFSVALALGVTVGSWSSIALAPSLLSLRSEV; encoded by the coding sequence GTGTCTTCTTCTCCAGTTCATAAAACAAAATTGATTTTCCCTGTTACTCGTCATAGATATAAGATTTGGCTAGTTTCTGGCTTGGCAGTAATTATTAGTATCGCAGGCTTGATTTCATGCTGGTTAAACCCATTAATAGGTTATCCGCTTCGCCCTGGACTTGATTTTACAGGGGGTACACAAATAAAACTTGAACGTCAATGTAATGATGAATGCAATCCAATAAGGACTTCAAATGTTACGGAGCTATTACGAGAAATCCCCTTGAATACTTCTGGAAACGAATCATCTCCAAATTTATCAATAGCGAGAGTTCAGTTCCTAGACGGATATAAATCAATCTTAGTAAGATTGCCTTTCTTAACTGCTTCTCAAGCAGAAAAAGTGGCACAAGCATTGGATCCAATCGCAGGCCCTTTTCAGCCTGGAGGACAATCTATAGATACGATTGGCCCTACTTTAGGCGCTCAGTTACTTAAAAGTAGTTTGATATCTTTGTTGGTGGCATTTAGTGGGATAGCAGTTTATATAAGCTATAGATTTGACAAGACCTTTGCCTTGTTAGCGCTTGTAGCTTTATCTCATGATGTATTGATTGTATGTGGTGTATTTGCTTGGCTTGGGATATTTTTAAACTTGGAGGTTAATAGTCTTTTCGCAGTTGCATTGTTAACAATTTCAGGATATTCAGTAAATGATACTGTAGTTGTATTTGATAGGATTCGTGAGATTAATTCCTCAGCTAATTCATTAGGTTTTAACCAAAAGATAGATTTTGCAGTATCTGCGACATTATCAAGAACTTTATATACAAGCTTAACTACTTTATTGCCTTTAGGAGCATTGATATTTTTTGGAGGGGACACCTTGTTTTGGTTCTCAGTTGCTTTGGCATTAGGTGTAACTGTGGGCAGTTGGTCAAGTATTGCTTTAGCACCTTCATTGTTAAGCTTGAGATCTGAAGTATGA
- a CDS encoding AI-2E family transporter has protein sequence MKLSGWLTLAALITSTLLLWNLRSVLIIIFAGIVLSIALCTLIGKVQLTLQLPRAISFLLVVTSGLLIFALSMVIVIPQFTEEFQQLIIQLPSAAKELWQISVDSIGKVSEFVYGENAKDILKDSFLSKDFTALPDGASLANGITDSLKRILNLAGNLGLGIVQFIFVISISLMIAIQPEAYKEVFILLIPSFYRRRARTILVKCGNSLSNWMLAVIISSSFVAILAGVSLYILGVKLVVANALLAGILNIIPNIGPTLSTIFPMSVALLDNPWKSLAVLGIYIIIQNLESYVITPSVMQHQVKLLPGFTLTAQFIFTIIFGPIGLLLSLPLAVIIQILVKEVLITDILDKRKALCKYN, from the coding sequence TTGAAACTCTCTGGTTGGTTAACACTTGCAGCATTAATTACTTCGACATTACTTCTGTGGAATCTTCGAAGTGTCCTAATAATTATTTTTGCTGGAATAGTACTTTCTATAGCTTTATGTACTCTGATAGGGAAAGTTCAGTTAACATTACAATTACCTCGTGCGATCTCATTTCTGCTAGTAGTAACTAGTGGCTTATTAATATTTGCATTGTCGATGGTAATCGTAATACCTCAATTTACCGAAGAATTCCAACAATTAATAATACAACTTCCATCAGCAGCAAAGGAATTATGGCAAATAAGCGTTGACTCTATAGGTAAAGTATCGGAGTTTGTATACGGAGAAAATGCAAAAGATATTTTAAAAGATAGTTTCTTATCAAAAGACTTTACCGCTTTACCAGATGGTGCATCGCTCGCTAATGGAATTACAGATAGTTTAAAAAGAATTCTAAATCTCGCTGGTAATTTAGGGCTAGGAATAGTTCAGTTTATTTTTGTTATATCAATAAGTCTAATGATAGCTATACAGCCAGAGGCATACAAAGAAGTCTTTATTTTATTGATACCATCTTTCTATCGTCGTAGAGCAAGAACAATCCTCGTAAAGTGTGGGAATTCCTTAAGTAACTGGATGCTAGCTGTAATCATAAGTTCATCTTTTGTTGCCATACTTGCAGGGGTTAGCCTTTATATACTTGGAGTGAAGCTTGTTGTAGCCAATGCATTACTAGCAGGGATATTAAATATTATCCCCAACATTGGTCCGACATTAAGTACTATCTTCCCAATGTCGGTAGCTTTACTTGATAATCCATGGAAATCACTTGCAGTACTTGGAATCTATATAATCATCCAAAATCTCGAAAGCTATGTAATAACTCCATCAGTTATGCAGCATCAAGTCAAGTTACTACCTGGTTTCACCTTAACAGCTCAGTTTATATTTACCATAATCTTCGGACCAATTGGACTGCTATTATCTCTTCCTTTAGCAGTAATAATACAGATCCTAGTAAAGGAAGTTTTAATTACTGATATTTTAGACAAGAGAAAAGCTCTCTGTAAATATAATTAA
- the psb28 gene encoding photosystem II reaction center protein Psb28, giving the protein MSSSKINPAIQFYEGVDETAIPEIRLTRSKDGKTGQAIFVFQKPDALSEATTGDITGMTLIDDEGALKTREVKARFLNGEPSAIEATYTWKTESDFERFMRFAERYAKKNGLGYSSK; this is encoded by the coding sequence ATGAGTAGCTCCAAAATAAATCCTGCGATTCAATTCTATGAAGGTGTTGATGAGACAGCAATTCCAGAGATACGTCTAACGAGAAGTAAGGATGGTAAAACTGGTCAAGCAATTTTTGTTTTTCAAAAGCCAGATGCACTTTCCGAGGCAACGACTGGAGATATAACTGGCATGACATTGATTGACGATGAGGGAGCTCTTAAAACGAGAGAAGTAAAAGCCCGATTTCTTAATGGAGAACCTAGCGCTATAGAAGCTACCTACACATGGAAAACAGAATCGGATTTTGAAAGGTTCATGAGATTTGCGGAACGTTATGCAAAAAAGAATGGTTTAGGGTATTCCTCAAAATAA
- the mnmH gene encoding tRNA 2-selenouridine(34) synthase MnmH: MSGIGTPPSYSLKIFRDKEGPLIDIRSPKEFNQGHWPGAANLPLFTDDERALIGTAYKKKGRNQAIILGLEITKPKLSSFKASLENKSNESIGSFLRIYCWRGGLRSKSLGWLANLIGLKVILLNGGYKSYRKWVLEQFEKEWPLKLIGGKTGVGKTSILFALKERGISTIDLEGLANHRGSSFGGLGLPPQPSSEQFENLLAEKLCSFSKEFVKGIWLEAESANLGRCRIPNGLFKQMKKAGLIELNRTKAERVETLVSEYSIQQKEDLKLATIRISKRLGPQRTSWALEAIEKEDWEEACLAMLDYYDKCYIYDLNKSEKVETIDISGLNYQLAAEKLIKNGHVY, translated from the coding sequence ATGTCAGGCATTGGAACCCCTCCTTCATATTCTCTCAAGATCTTCCGAGACAAAGAAGGTCCATTAATAGATATACGAAGTCCAAAAGAATTTAATCAAGGGCACTGGCCAGGAGCAGCCAATCTACCCTTATTTACTGATGATGAAAGGGCTTTAATAGGTACAGCTTACAAAAAAAAGGGTCGTAATCAAGCGATAATTTTAGGCCTAGAAATAACAAAGCCAAAACTTTCTAGCTTTAAGGCATCTTTAGAAAACAAAAGCAATGAATCCATTGGTTCTTTTCTAAGGATTTACTGCTGGAGAGGGGGACTTCGTTCCAAAAGTCTTGGCTGGCTAGCAAATTTAATTGGCCTAAAGGTAATTCTTCTTAATGGAGGGTATAAAAGTTATAGGAAATGGGTCTTAGAGCAATTTGAGAAAGAGTGGCCTCTCAAATTAATTGGTGGCAAAACTGGTGTAGGGAAGACATCAATACTTTTTGCTTTAAAAGAAAGAGGAATATCAACAATTGATCTTGAAGGTCTTGCGAACCATAGAGGAAGTAGTTTTGGCGGATTAGGTCTTCCGCCACAACCTAGTTCAGAGCAATTTGAAAATCTGCTAGCAGAGAAGCTTTGTAGTTTCTCAAAGGAATTTGTCAAGGGAATATGGCTAGAAGCAGAGAGTGCAAATTTAGGGAGGTGCAGAATTCCCAACGGACTCTTTAAGCAAATGAAAAAGGCAGGTTTAATTGAGCTAAATAGAACAAAAGCTGAACGTGTTGAGACTTTAGTAAGCGAATACAGTATTCAACAAAAAGAAGACCTTAAACTAGCCACAATCAGAATTAGTAAAAGGTTAGGCCCCCAAAGAACTTCATGGGCATTAGAAGCAATAGAGAAAGAAGATTGGGAAGAAGCTTGCCTCGCAATGCTTGATTATTACGATAAATGCTATATCTATGACTTAAACAAGTCAGAAAAGGTTGAGACAATCGACATCTCAGGACTAAATTATCAATTAGCTGCTGAAAAGCTTATCAAGAATGGTCATGTCTATTAA
- a CDS encoding GUN4 domain-containing protein, whose amino-acid sequence MPDIVGQSRLIEAGCKVMPSDKSDSTNLTIHELLEKFSSGSLRQKRRFVKLVEERSSDFKELGEDLLKNFDPESDNWCAGWLLQVCQRHQPQLISKLIDPDSSGWFRTHSGSGVNYAALQQALLEERFEDADRMTSSTLRELAGPSAVERGYVYFSEVTSITEVDLITLDRLWIAYSQGKFGFSVQARLLEALKGRYEMLWPKIGWKENGVWTRYPNAFTWSISAPEGHMPLINQLRGVRLMDALINHSAFNPRRSIKT is encoded by the coding sequence ATGCCTGACATAGTAGGTCAAAGCAGACTTATAGAGGCCGGTTGCAAAGTTATGCCTTCTGACAAATCTGATTCAACCAATCTAACTATTCATGAACTTCTTGAGAAATTCTCAAGTGGTTCTTTACGGCAAAAACGCCGGTTTGTGAAGTTAGTCGAGGAACGCTCTAGTGATTTTAAAGAACTAGGAGAAGACTTATTAAAGAATTTTGATCCCGAAAGTGATAATTGGTGTGCAGGTTGGCTATTGCAAGTTTGCCAAAGACATCAACCTCAATTGATATCCAAATTAATTGATCCAGACTCTTCAGGTTGGTTTAGGACTCATTCTGGAAGCGGTGTTAATTATGCAGCTTTACAACAAGCTCTTCTGGAAGAACGTTTTGAAGATGCCGATAGAATGACTAGTTCTACCTTGCGTGAACTGGCTGGGCCCTCGGCTGTTGAACGAGGTTACGTTTATTTCAGCGAGGTTACGTCAATTACCGAAGTTGATTTGATTACTTTGGACCGATTGTGGATAGCTTATTCACAGGGTAAATTCGGATTCTCTGTACAAGCCAGGCTTCTGGAAGCGCTTAAGGGTCGCTATGAGATGCTTTGGCCCAAAATAGGCTGGAAAGAAAATGGTGTTTGGACTAGATATCCCAACGCATTTACTTGGTCTATTTCTGCTCCAGAAGGACATATGCCACTTATTAATCAATTAAGAGGTGTTCGTCTTATGGATGCATTGATAAATCATTCTGCATTTAACCCTCGCAGGTCGATCAAGACGTAA
- a CDS encoding ATP-binding protein encodes MRSFRWADFILPSTLQLAPFIKLLLEPVGCKRTIDRIELGLHEALVNAVLHGNEGDPEKSLRVRRIMTPNWLIWQIQDQGKGIPASSRISTLPIELDAENGRGLFLIHQCFDDVRWSRTGNRLQLAAKRPA; translated from the coding sequence GTGCGCTCATTTAGGTGGGCAGATTTTATTCTCCCTTCTACACTCCAACTTGCTCCGTTTATAAAGCTTCTTTTGGAACCGGTAGGTTGCAAGAGAACTATTGATCGTATTGAGTTGGGACTTCATGAGGCTTTGGTTAATGCCGTTCTTCATGGAAATGAAGGAGATCCAGAAAAGTCCTTGAGAGTTCGTAGGATAATGACTCCTAATTGGCTGATTTGGCAGATTCAAGATCAAGGAAAAGGAATTCCAGCTTCTTCAAGGATCTCAACCTTGCCAATTGAATTAGATGCAGAAAATGGTCGTGGACTTTTTTTAATTCACCAATGCTTTGATGATGTTCGTTGGAGTAGAACAGGCAATAGATTGCAGTTAGCAGCCAAACGTCCCGCTTAA
- a CDS encoding DUF6439 family protein, translating to MGKSKWSSATHKLVKELHSELTLSNKNWHQLKNNSERRAAELLISAIAQIINGGETSDIQSLIHQALLWLNKEIKDPGCPSH from the coding sequence ATGGGAAAATCCAAATGGTCATCCGCTACTCATAAATTAGTAAAAGAACTTCATTCTGAGCTAACACTAAGCAATAAAAATTGGCATCAATTAAAGAATAATTCTGAAAGGAGAGCTGCAGAGTTACTAATCTCAGCAATTGCTCAAATTATCAATGGAGGAGAAACCTCAGATATCCAATCACTCATACATCAAGCTTTACTTTGGTTAAACAAAGAAATTAAAGATCCAGGCTGTCCTTCTCATTGA
- a CDS encoding DUF1350 family protein: MYTWRLIERTWCSWPPKPIGLIEMIGGSYLATTPHISYKLLLEGLTRRNIAVHAWRYIPGLDHQSQANEAWRNFRLCKTKLDLRVGVMPSSLRIGHSLGCKLHLLAPDLGRNSKAFIGLCFNNFTADQSIPLVEKVSKRLNIRTEFSPSPQETLKLITKKYSQPRNLLIKFTQDNLDQTDLLLESLQNRINDQSQAIELEGNHLTPASAGLRKNVLGSWAYDQRKSQRLEILIDTIYKYLLN; the protein is encoded by the coding sequence ATGTATACCTGGAGACTAATAGAAAGAACTTGGTGCTCCTGGCCTCCCAAGCCTATTGGTCTAATTGAGATGATAGGTGGAAGCTATCTAGCAACTACACCTCATATTAGTTACAAGCTTCTCTTGGAAGGTCTCACAAGAAGAAACATCGCAGTTCATGCATGGAGGTATATTCCAGGGCTAGATCATCAATCTCAGGCTAATGAAGCCTGGCGGAATTTTCGGTTATGCAAAACAAAACTCGACTTAAGAGTAGGAGTAATGCCAAGTTCACTTAGAATTGGGCATAGTTTAGGGTGCAAATTGCACCTACTTGCTCCTGACTTAGGAAGAAATAGCAAAGCATTTATTGGTTTATGTTTTAACAATTTCACAGCAGACCAGTCAATTCCTCTCGTAGAGAAGGTAAGTAAAAGACTAAATATAAGAACGGAATTTAGTCCAAGTCCTCAAGAGACTTTGAAGTTAATTACAAAGAAATATTCACAACCGAGAAATTTATTAATCAAATTCACTCAAGATAATTTAGACCAAACAGATTTATTACTTGAATCTCTTCAAAACAGAATTAATGATCAATCTCAAGCTATTGAACTTGAGGGGAACCATCTAACACCTGCCAGTGCAGGATTAAGAAAAAATGTTCTTGGATCATGGGCTTATGACCAAAGAAAATCACAAAGGCTTGAAATACTTATAGATACAATCTATAAGTATTTATTGAATTAG
- a CDS encoding 3'-5' exonuclease produces MQKEFDFVSNSTKGSIGEFPKTLLILDTETTGLDSDKDQCLEIGAILFHVKTRSVLAQNSFLLPVDENSAESINRIPAEITRIFQPWEMGMKYFEELVDCAEAVVAHNVAFDKQWFGSPPLPKLIKPWICSMEDISWPSHLQLRSRPSVRDLALAYEIPVWSAHRALTDCIYLAEVFRRCDQLETLLVHGLEPRMLMRAQVSYEQRHLAKNAGFRWNDPVHGAWTRRLSAREASQLDFPVDFVDS; encoded by the coding sequence ATGCAAAAGGAATTTGATTTCGTTAGTAATTCAACTAAAGGCAGCATTGGGGAGTTTCCTAAGACATTGCTTATCCTAGATACGGAAACTACTGGTCTTGATTCAGATAAAGATCAGTGTTTAGAAATAGGAGCAATACTTTTTCATGTCAAAACGAGATCTGTTCTTGCCCAAAACTCTTTCTTGTTACCTGTTGACGAAAACTCAGCCGAATCAATTAACCGTATTCCTGCTGAGATAACAAGAATCTTTCAACCTTGGGAAATGGGAATGAAATATTTTGAGGAATTAGTGGATTGTGCAGAAGCTGTTGTGGCACATAATGTTGCTTTTGATAAGCAATGGTTTGGCAGCCCTCCTCTTCCTAAATTAATAAAACCATGGATTTGTTCCATGGAAGACATCTCATGGCCTTCACATCTTCAATTAAGAAGCAGACCATCTGTTAGGGACTTGGCCTTGGCTTATGAGATACCAGTCTGGAGTGCTCACAGAGCTTTGACTGATTGTATTTATTTGGCTGAGGTCTTTAGACGTTGTGATCAATTGGAAACTCTTTTGGTTCATGGATTAGAGCCAAGAATGCTTATGCGGGCTCAGGTCTCTTATGAGCAGAGGCACTTGGCGAAGAATGCGGGCTTTCGTTGGAATGACCCAGTTCATGGAGCTTGGACGCGACGTTTGAGCGCTAGAGAGGCTTCTCAGCTCGACTTTCCTGTGGATTTTGTTGATAGTTAA
- the hisS gene encoding histidine--tRNA ligase has translation MTEFQTLRGMVDLLPMQTQRWQIVENLARHHFHRAGLKEIRTPLLEITELFARGIGEATDVVGKEMYTFLDRGDRSCTLRPEGTASVVRSVVQHGLLNQGPQRLWYGGPMFRYERPQAGRQRQFHQMGVEFFGLPSIHADAELISIAWDLLQDLGLKDLKLELNSLGTFEDRQNYHARLNEWLECNFKLLDKDSQDRIHKNPLRILDTKNQSTQELLKDAPLLTDYLSDLSKERFLCLQEALHKLKIPFDLNHNLVRGLDYYCHTAFEITSSQLGAQATVCGGGRYDRLVKQLGGPDTPSIGWAIGMERLIILLEDSIHKEQFVDVYFINRGELPAIEALSLTRKLRAFNIIVELDHSQANFSKQFKRANRSNAKWAIIMGEDEIAKGEIRLKRLTSSINGDGFDEICFRNSEFNELVHTLKN, from the coding sequence TTGACTGAGTTTCAAACTTTGCGAGGGATGGTAGACCTCTTGCCAATGCAAACTCAGCGTTGGCAAATAGTTGAGAATTTAGCTAGGCATCACTTTCATAGAGCAGGTCTAAAAGAAATTCGGACACCACTTCTGGAAATCACAGAATTATTTGCAAGAGGTATAGGTGAGGCTACTGATGTAGTGGGAAAGGAGATGTATACATTCTTGGACCGAGGTGATCGATCGTGCACGCTCAGACCAGAAGGAACGGCTTCAGTGGTTAGATCTGTTGTTCAGCATGGTCTCTTGAATCAAGGGCCTCAAAGGCTTTGGTATGGAGGGCCAATGTTTCGTTATGAACGCCCACAGGCTGGGAGACAAAGACAGTTTCATCAAATGGGAGTTGAGTTTTTTGGTTTACCGTCAATACATGCCGATGCTGAATTGATTTCTATTGCTTGGGATTTATTGCAGGATTTAGGTTTAAAAGATTTAAAACTAGAATTAAATAGTCTTGGTACATTTGAGGATAGACAAAACTATCATGCTCGATTAAATGAATGGTTAGAATGTAATTTTAAATTGCTTGATAAGGATTCCCAAGATCGAATTCATAAGAATCCTCTGCGAATATTAGATACTAAAAATCAATCAACACAAGAACTTTTAAAAGATGCACCATTACTAACAGATTATTTAAGTGATCTAAGCAAAGAAAGATTTTTGTGTTTACAAGAAGCCCTACATAAACTGAAGATACCATTTGATCTTAATCACAATCTTGTAAGAGGACTTGATTATTATTGCCATACAGCATTTGAAATTACTAGTAGTCAATTGGGTGCCCAAGCAACTGTTTGTGGAGGCGGTCGTTACGATAGATTAGTTAAACAACTTGGCGGTCCAGATACTCCCTCTATTGGATGGGCTATTGGAATGGAGAGATTGATTATCCTGCTAGAAGATTCTATTCATAAAGAACAATTTGTTGATGTTTATTTTATAAATAGAGGGGAATTGCCAGCAATTGAGGCTCTTTCTTTGACAAGGAAGTTAAGAGCATTCAATATTATTGTCGAATTAGATCACTCCCAAGCAAATTTTTCTAAGCAGTTTAAAAGGGCTAACAGGTCTAATGCTAAATGGGCTATTATTATGGGAGAAGATGAAATAGCTAAAGGAGAAATACGTCTGAAAAGACTAACTTCTAGTATTAATGGAGATGGTTTTGATGAAATTTGCTTTAGGAATTCTGAATTTAATGAATTGGTTCACACATTAAAGAACTAA
- a CDS encoding TIGR02450 family Trp-rich protein, with protein sequence MNWPPNLAWTSTSPIYGMHSFVAINYGIHKNTRWVSMVSVLDGDIRFRIDFEELISSSNWSPGWIEHEDDFIGMLSNDSHKTSVPMVPKNLSCLHPSEDSGLTIPLDNDNSRSW encoded by the coding sequence ATGAATTGGCCGCCAAATCTAGCTTGGACTAGTACATCTCCAATTTATGGAATGCATTCCTTTGTCGCCATTAATTATGGCATTCATAAAAATACTCGTTGGGTAAGCATGGTATCCGTACTTGATGGCGATATCAGATTCAGAATTGACTTTGAGGAGCTTATAAGTTCATCCAACTGGTCACCTGGCTGGATTGAACATGAAGACGACTTTATAGGGATGCTTTCTAACGATTCTCATAAGACTTCTGTTCCTATGGTCCCGAAAAACTTATCTTGTTTGCACCCCTCGGAAGACTCTGGGCTTACCATTCCCTTAGATAACGACAATTCTAGAAGTTGGTGA